The nucleotide window taataatTGGGTATTGTTTTTGAAATGGTGTAAGCCTGTTGGGATAAGATTTTAGCTCTATTGGGTGTTGGGTAATTTCTATTATATATTGACTTCAAAATCTGATGATGTGGGTTGTTGCTTAATACTCTAAATcacaattcaattttgtttctttcataAACATGAACATTTGCATTGCATTATTTGTGATTTCTTTTTCCGATGATCACTAATCCTAGACTTTTTATTAATCTAGTTTCAGTTTGATCATTTTTTCTTGCCGTTTTTATACAATGAATTATACTTAACAGAAGAGCTGGATCCTTGAGCAATTTTAACCAGGTTTTGTTTAATGAACTTACAGGGTGTTTATGGAGACAGTGGTTCTTACATGTACCCTCAAGGTTATGGTTATGCACCATATGGATCGTATCCGTCACCCAGCACATCTCCATCCCTCCCACATGATGATAAGCTCTATGGGCTGCAGCAGTACCAGTATCCTTCTTATTATCAGCCTTCAGCTTCTGCCAATGGGACATATGGTGCTACTGCTAACAAGACCAATGTCCATGGAGGGAAAACTTCAACCCCTGTTACTGCTGAACATGTCCCTTCGTCAGTCATGAATAAAGGAAGCACCACTACTATGACCAATGGGTATTCTTCAAATAACAATGTGTCAAATGATTCTTACCAAAGGGCTGGCTATGCTGCGTATGCTCCTGTGTCAGGATATGCTGGTACTTATGGGACTCAACCATCGTACCCTTCAGATCCCTTGCTATTTTCTGATAGGCAGTCAAAGAATGGATCAAAAACTGGATATTCTACACCAGCTGTGCCTCGCAAAGATTTTTCCTCTCAAAGGAATTCATCTCTTTCCCAGCCACTTCCACAATACTCGGTATGTCCACTCCGTCACTCCTTGATTCTAACCTTTAGACTGGATGTAAGTATTTGCTTACATTTGTTTTGCCCTTTACAACTTAAGCTTGATTGCATGACGACCTTTCTTTTGTATGTATAGTTTCCTATCTTAAGTTCACAATTGAAGCTATTATACTCAACCATCTCTCTATTTATATATGAACTTTTCATGATATTTGATTCTGGCTAGGACTATTGTTGCGGTGATACACGTTTTGATAGGTCGTTGTATCTGTTACCTAATTGACTGTAGAGCAGGaagttctttttttgtttctgcACATACATTTATGCTTTTATTAATGTATTCAAAATTCATCTCAACTATTGTTCCCGTGTTGCAGAATTTGCATGGCTATTCATCTGGACTGGGACCGTATTCTGGATATCCTAATGGGATGTACCCAAGCAACACGATGTACAGCCAATATGGAAACACATACAGAGGCAGGTCTAACTATGGATCTACTTATGGATCCAGAACAGGTTCCTATGATAACAAGTATAGATCCACAAGCTATGGCCGTGGTTTTGACCATGTCAAAAGAAATGTGGATGGCTTTGGTGAGCTGAACAAGGGACCGAGAGGTTCCAATAGTTCTGAtgataaaaatgacaaaagtctTGGACCTGTCACATTATTACTCAAAGGACAGGACCTTCCTATTAAGAGTGACGATGATAAAGAAGTGCATCCAGTTCCCGACAAGCAACAGTACACTGGGGAAGATTTATCTGAGAATTATTCTGATGCAAAGTTTTTTGTCATCAAATCTTATAGTGAGGATGATATCCACAAGAGTATGAAATATAATGTGTGGACAAGTACCCCTAATGGCAACAAGAAACTAGATGCTGCATATCTGGAAGCCAAGGAGAAGTCTGCTGACTGTCCCATATTTTTGCTATTTTCGGTGAGTTAGCGTCTTGATCCAGTATTTTGTTGGGCATTCCTATATTCTATCTGTTTTACCAGGCCTCACTCTTTGCCTCATGATTTTTGTTACAGGTCAATACTAGTGGCCAATTTGTTGGTTTAGCTGAGATGGTGAGTCCAGTTGATTTTGACAGGACCGTCGAGTATTGGCAACAGGACAGGTGGACTGGTTGCTTTTCTGTGAAGTGGCGTATCATTAAGGATATCCCAAATAATGTGTTGAGACACATAACTCTAGAGAACAATGAAAACAAACCTGTTACAAACAGTAGGGACACTCAAGAGGTATTCACTCAAGAGGCTTTTTTCGATTCCCATTAACCTCACACACCTTTCAACAAACAATGCTTAACTATATCCTTGTGCAGGTCAAGTTTGAGAAGGGTGTTGAaattctcaaaattttcaaGGAGCATTCAAGCAAAACATGCATTCTGGATGATTTTGCATTTTACGAGGCTCGCGAAAAGACAATTCAGGAGAAAAAAGCTAAGGAACAACTGTCAAAAGAGATAGTATGCACCTTTACAATTACTCATTTCATTTATTTCAACAAATCTTAATTGAGGATTACCAAGATACATTCAAGAACACACAATTTGATTGATGTCATACTGATTCGACATTCCAAATACCTTGTTCAATTACAGGTCAACAAGTCCAATGATTCGGCAACTGTTGGAACTGATGTATTGCCGAAATCTCAGGATGGAACCTTGGTGAATGAATCAGTTGTTCCAGATGCAGCAGGGACAGGGGAGAAGCTTGTAGAAGCGAATGGACCTACTTCACCTACTGAACCACCTGCAGACTCTTTGAACAGCAGCTTAACCAGTGACGATGTCAAGCAGTAGACCGCTAAAATGTGATTTTGAATACCCCAAAGCCCGGTTTatcctttttcttgtttttcattAGTATGGAAAaagttggtttttgttttgctttttaaaAATGTTCTCTAGCTTATTGGACCTAAATCTTGTAGTGGAGTATATTAGTTTTAGCTTTTTATTAGCTAGTCAAATACATGGCAGTATTGATATTGTGTGTGGGAGTGGGTCTCTTTAATCCAAAAAGATATGTTTCAGTTTTTTCTGTTTGATTTTCAATGGAAAGCAGTGTCAATGCTATTAAacctcagtttttttttttttttttttttttgatatggTGATATAGGTTCTGCATGTTTCTTTGCCCCTTGTATAAGTGAAACATCAAAACCACAGACATAATTGAAGCCAATAGAAATAAACAGTGGATTTGGATGGAGGTTAGAAATTCTCCCACCCTTATGGTTTGGACATGCAACTAATTACATGCAATTTGTTTGAAGGCTTGAGATCTTAGATCCAACGGTTCTGTAGTGGTTGCAGCAGCATTGTAAGTAGTTTCAATATGAAAGAAAGTGTTTGGTTGGTGGACTATTCACCGCCCTAGAATACAAGTCTATATCTCACAACTTTTCCTACAATCAATAGTTGAACTTGAACAAGAGGGATTTGTTAATGTTCTGACCTTTGTTTCAAATCAtgtggtttgatttggtttaaaTATTTGTTCCTTTGATATGCTCAACCTATAGGCCAAACTTTGGTGTAAGCCAAACTATCAACATCAAAACTCAATTGAAATTTGTAAAGTTAGACTATTGGATGGAGCTTAAATTTTTTCTAGTTGAATACGCTTTTTGGAAAAAGAATACGTGGCTTTTTGATTGGTGCATATGCTTTCAGAGGAATGTACTCCTCTCCTCTCTATTAAAGAAAAGCTACATTCCCAAAAGCTCAGATTTTGGATTTAGATTCTCTAAAGCGAGTACagttgaaagaaagaaaattgataGCTGTTATTTTAACAGCCATGATGTACTTACAATATCtacatttgatttattttattcattttacacTCCAAAGTAAATTGCTCGCTTTAAAGGATTCCAAATCCCAAAATCTTGCTCATGATGACAAAGAATCTCCACTTTCACTCACTGAAAATGTAACACCCTCTTCATCCCAAGCTCAAGCTCAGTCTGTGGCTCAATTCTAGAATCAAGCGTTTTGTTGAAAACATTAACGACCTTTCAATTCTAAAACCAAGCGTTCTGCTAAAAACATCAACTCACTTTGCAGCTGACGGTGGtgagattaaaagaaaaaaaaaagtgttcttATGACGCTGAAAAATTAGTTGTTTGATCcttttattatgattatgatcatCCAACTTGTTCCCCCAatattattcttcttcttttttcacacattattgatttatttttttccactattatgcattatttttggTCATTATTATGCATTCTAACACTTAAAAATATTAACGAAGAAAAATTTGTATCCatcttaaaatcatttcatattaaaattatcatataattgTTCTGTCTTGAGAATGAACGAACTTTCCAAAACAATTTATCCTTTTTTAGTCAAGTAGCCTACAGAATCAGAAACAATAAATGAAAGTGAACATTAAACAAAAGCTTGTTTTTTATAAGATGGTAAAcaaatttaaactaaaattaaataatttgttttaattagctaaaattaaataatcttACTAGAATTTTAGTTTAggactaatttattttttctaaaagagCGAAAATCCATCTCAATACTTTAGGAACCACTGCATGTGTGCAATGGACGTAACCAAGCCTAGGCCGTTATAAATGCAATGTGGATGCATCTTTTTCCAACTCTCTCAATAAAGTCGGAATCGGTGTTTGTATTAGAGATGAAGAGGGACTTTTTGTCCTTGCAAAGACAGAATGGTTTGCACCGATTGTCGACGTTGATTTAGGGGAAGCGATGGGGCTCTTGACCGCTACGTAATGGGTTAAAGATTTACATCTGCTGAATATGGATTTTGAAATGGACTCCAAAAGATAGTAGATAATGTTTATGGAGGAAGCAACGGTGTCTCAAATAATATGGTCATTATTAATGACTGTAGACACATGCTAGCAACTGATTTAGCGAACTCAGACTTGAAGTTCATTCGGAGACAAGCCAATGATGCTACTCATAGCTTAGTTAAGAAAGCTCCGTTTAATCATAGTTTCCACATTTACTATAACATTTCATCTTGTATTTCTGACAttatttaatgaaatgcaataagtttatttccatcaatttttttttttttgcgtgaACCAATTTAATCAACACGAAaagtaaaagttaaaataatccttactaacaatttttattccctaaaaaaaaaaaaaaatccttaaccATTGACAATACATTATTTTTCCCTCTCACTTTCTTCAATAGCTTCTCTCTTGCAAAAACCTCATACCCTCATTGAATCAATTTCAAACTTTACACTTTCAGTGTAAACAACAAAATCTCCAAATCCCCCATTTCTTCATTTTAGGGTTAGGGATTTCGTTCTTCCCACAAAATGGCATACGGAATGCAATCGATGCTAAAAGAGGGTCACAAGCATCTCTCTGGTCTCGATGAAGCTGTTCTCAAGAACATCGATGCTTGCAAACAGCTTTCTACCATCACCAGAACTTCTCTTGGCCCTAATGGTAACAATAATCACTTTCAtaaatttttagattttcttttttgttgcaattttggATGAATCCCAATTGAATATTGGGCTTTTAGATTCGgaaagtttgaattttgatatgTGGGTATTGTTGATTTTGCATTTTTATGATGATCTAGTATTTTTTAGTGATCATGGTGTTTAGAGTTAATTTTAGTTCATATGAaaatttgtgtagaattgaaaaatagtagtaatttttagttgattttttgttgtaattttatgCTAATCCAAATTGAATATTGTTCTTTTAgtatgaaaatttgaaaaaaatcaattttttcatttatgaagAGATTTTTGTTCATGAGTTATCTTTCACCATttcttagactttttttttgcaattttttatgaatcacagttgaatatttttctttcagATTCAGAAAGTTTAGATTTTGATATGTGGGTATGCttaattttgcatttttatgaTGATCTAGTATTTTTCACTGAACAGTGTGATTAGAGTTAACTTTGTGAAGAgttgaaaaatagttttttttttttttttttttcttcatttatgaaGGTAATTTGGGATCTTTGTGAAT belongs to Medicago truncatula cultivar Jemalong A17 chromosome 6, MtrunA17r5.0-ANR, whole genome shotgun sequence and includes:
- the LOC11422103 gene encoding YTH domain-containing protein ECT4 isoform X1; translation: MSTVVASSPDTTKAADLMQNLSLDSAEPRTIAVPEPAKKAGHGQANEVPKTFNPNASYVPNGHPSISYYYGGYDGQGDWNDWNVYQNYVNANGGMAQGVYGDSGSYMYPQGYGYAPYGSYPSPSTSPSLPHDDKLYGLQQYQYPSYYQPSASANGTYGATANKTNVHGGKTSTPVTAEHVPSSVMNKGSTTTMTNGYSSNNNVSNDSYQRAGYAAYAPVSGYAGTYGTQPSYPSDPLLFSDRQSKNGSKTGYSTPAVPRKDFSSQRNSSLSQPLPQYSNLHGYSSGLGPYSGYPNGMYPSNTMYSQYGNTYRGRSNYGSTYGSRTGSYDNKYRSTSYGRGFDHVKRNVDGFGELNKGPRGSNSSDDKNDKSLGPVTLLLKGQDLPIKSDDDKEVHPVPDKQQYTGEDLSENYSDAKFFVIKSYSEDDIHKSMKYNVWTSTPNGNKKLDAAYLEAKEKSADCPIFLLFSVNTSGQFVGLAEMVSPVDFDRTVEYWQQDRWTGCFSVKWRIIKDIPNNVLRHITLENNENKPVTNSRDTQEVKFEKGVEILKIFKEHSSKTCILDDFAFYEAREKTIQEKKAKEQLSKEIVNKSNDSATVGTDVLPKSQDGTLVNESVVPDAAGTGEKLVEANGPTSPTEPPADSLNSSLTSDDVKQ
- the LOC11422103 gene encoding YTH domain-containing protein ECT2 isoform X3; protein product: MAQGVYGDSGSYMYPQGYGYAPYGSYPSPSTSPSLPHDDKLYGLQQYQYPSYYQPSASANGTYGATANKTNVHGGKTSTPVTAEHVPSSVMNKGSTTTMTNGYSSNNNVSNDSYQRAGYAAYAPVSGYAGTYGTQPSYPSDPLLFSDRQSKNGSKTGYSTPAVPRKDFSSQRNSSLSQPLPQYSNLHGYSSGLGPYSGYPNGMYPSNTMYSQYGNTYRGRSNYGSTYGSRTGSYDNKYRSTSYGRGFDHVKRNVDGFGELNKGPRGSNSSDDKNDKSLGPVTLLLKGQDLPIKSDDDKEVHPVPDKQQYTGEDLSENYSDAKFFVIKSYSEDDIHKSMKYNVWTSTPNGNKKLDAAYLEAKEKSADCPIFLLFSVNTSGQFVGLAEMVSPVDFDRTVEYWQQDRWTGCFSVKWRIIKDIPNNVLRHITLENNENKPVTNSRDTQEVKFEKGVEILKIFKEHSSKTCILDDFAFYEAREKTIQEKKAKEQLSKEIVNKSNDSATVGTDVLPKSQDGTLVNESVVPDAAGTGEKLVEANGPTSPTEPPADSLNSSLTSDDVKQ
- the LOC11422103 gene encoding YTH domain-containing protein ECT1 isoform X2, with product MQNLSLDSAEPRTIAVPEPAKKAGHGQANEVPKTFNPNASYVPNGHPSISYYYGGYDGQGDWNDWNVYQNYVNANGGMAQGVYGDSGSYMYPQGYGYAPYGSYPSPSTSPSLPHDDKLYGLQQYQYPSYYQPSASANGTYGATANKTNVHGGKTSTPVTAEHVPSSVMNKGSTTTMTNGYSSNNNVSNDSYQRAGYAAYAPVSGYAGTYGTQPSYPSDPLLFSDRQSKNGSKTGYSTPAVPRKDFSSQRNSSLSQPLPQYSNLHGYSSGLGPYSGYPNGMYPSNTMYSQYGNTYRGRSNYGSTYGSRTGSYDNKYRSTSYGRGFDHVKRNVDGFGELNKGPRGSNSSDDKNDKSLGPVTLLLKGQDLPIKSDDDKEVHPVPDKQQYTGEDLSENYSDAKFFVIKSYSEDDIHKSMKYNVWTSTPNGNKKLDAAYLEAKEKSADCPIFLLFSVNTSGQFVGLAEMVSPVDFDRTVEYWQQDRWTGCFSVKWRIIKDIPNNVLRHITLENNENKPVTNSRDTQEVKFEKGVEILKIFKEHSSKTCILDDFAFYEAREKTIQEKKAKEQLSKEIVNKSNDSATVGTDVLPKSQDGTLVNESVVPDAAGTGEKLVEANGPTSPTEPPADSLNSSLTSDDVKQ